The Pectobacterium sp. A5351 genome contains the following window.
CTGGGGCGGCAGGCGGCAGCGAATCGCGGCGGGAAGCACCTCGATACGGAAGCGTTTGGCGGTGAGCGGCTCGCCGTCCAGGTTAAATGTCATATCATCCGGAGCGGTGATCTCCAGCCAGGGCAAGGTAGCGGAAATCATGTTCTGGTTTTCGCTGCCGGTAAACCAGGCCTGAAGCATATTCGGCAGCAGCTCGGTTGCCGATAGCACGCTCAGTTCCAGTAGCCCATCGTTAATTAGGGCTTCTGGGCAAAGTTCCTGTCCGCCGCCAGCCTGACGACCATTTCCCACCGCGATGACCAGCGTATCACCTGACCAGTGAAAATCCGGCCCGCGAATCTCACAGCACTCGGCTTGCAGCATGTCCATGCGAAAGAGCGCGTGTAGCACGTAAGACGCACTTCCCAGTGCGGCCTTCATCTTGGCGGGTGTCTCGGTGGTAATGCGCGTGGCGAAGCCGCCCGTTGCCATGTTGATGAAATAGTGGCTGTCGTTCACGTTGGCGATATCAATGGCGGTGGCGCGGCCTTTGATCGCCAGCGTTAGCGCGTTGTGCATCTCCATCGGAATCTGACAACTGGTGGCGAAATCGTTGGCCGTACCCAGCGGGACAATCCCCAAACACGGGCGCACCGCTTCCGGCTGCACCGCTAACGCGGCGGCGACTTCATTGACGGTGCCGTCGCCACCGGCGGCAATCACGTTATCCGCGTTGAGCTGGATTGCCTCTTCCACATAGCGTTTAGCATCGCCGTATTCCCAGGTCACGCGGACATGCAGCGTATAGCCGTCCTTTCGCAACGCATCAATGGCCTCGCGGAGTTCTTCATTACCCGCACTCTTTCCATTCAGAATCAGCAGTGTCACCGGATTTTTTTCCATGGCCATTTCTCCTAAGCAGGATCGTGGGATTAATAATAGTCACTAAATCGATAGCTAGACATCAGAAGAGTCGGTGAATGTGTTCGTGGGGAAAATGCGTGGGCGGGAGAAAAAGAAAAGCCAGCTCAAGGGAGATTGAGCTGGCCAAGGAGGTGGTTCCTAGTAGTATCACTACGCTTATTTTTCGTTCTATGTTTTCTCAGCGACGCAATACTAACCACAAGACCGGCGAATTGATGTGATCTGTTTCTAATATTCGTTAAAAAACCCTGAGCTTTGTAACGATACCTTCGGGCGGTTGACGTACCGAGTCGCGGTTGAGAAAGGTCGATAATAGGGGAGCATACTATAAGGAAGGGATCGCCTTGTGGGAGGCATTGCCGGATGTACGGGA
Protein-coding sequences here:
- the yegS gene encoding lipid kinase YegS, whose translation is MEKNPVTLLILNGKSAGNEELREAIDALRKDGYTLHVRVTWEYGDAKRYVEEAIQLNADNVIAAGGDGTVNEVAAALAVQPEAVRPCLGIVPLGTANDFATSCQIPMEMHNALTLAIKGRATAIDIANVNDSHYFINMATGGFATRITTETPAKMKAALGSASYVLHALFRMDMLQAECCEIRGPDFHWSGDTLVIAVGNGRQAGGGQELCPEALINDGLLELSVLSATELLPNMLQAWFTGSENQNMISATLPWLEITAPDDMTFNLDGEPLTAKRFRIEVLPAAIRCRLPPQCSLLE